Proteins encoded together in one Desulfosporosinus meridiei DSM 13257 window:
- a CDS encoding Crp/Fnr family transcriptional regulator has product MKHCIICLQQLDLFQGLERDQFTNLCQCTNRKRLSRGHYLFHQGEATSTIYLIKSGKLKLVQTAEDGHETILDVCGPGEVLGELSFYQEQNEYSSAIAMEEVCICCFSKLQFEGLIKQDPSFALRIIGYLGQKRYETMLKSGKESGLPVKERLLQLFYRLAEQYGQERPTSTLIDLKITQQELADMIGSSRVMVIQALKEFKAANIIDRENRYFVLKNDPCTSIHTFE; this is encoded by the coding sequence ATGAAGCACTGCATTATCTGTCTGCAGCAATTGGACCTATTTCAGGGACTAGAACGAGATCAATTTACTAACTTGTGTCAATGTACAAATAGAAAGAGATTGTCCAGAGGACACTACCTTTTTCATCAAGGAGAGGCAACAAGTACCATATACCTAATAAAATCGGGTAAGCTGAAACTCGTACAAACTGCCGAGGATGGCCATGAAACAATACTGGATGTATGCGGCCCCGGTGAAGTCTTAGGTGAATTGTCCTTTTATCAAGAACAAAATGAGTACTCAAGCGCCATAGCTATGGAAGAGGTTTGCATATGCTGTTTCAGTAAACTCCAATTTGAAGGGTTAATCAAACAAGATCCTTCGTTTGCCCTAAGGATTATTGGCTACTTAGGGCAAAAACGTTATGAAACCATGTTGAAATCAGGAAAAGAATCTGGATTACCCGTTAAAGAGAGACTGTTACAGCTTTTTTATCGTTTAGCTGAACAATATGGACAAGAAAGGCCGACCTCGACTTTGATAGATCTAAAAATCACCCAGCAAGAATTAGCTGATATGATCGGCTCTTCGCGTGTTATGGTCATTCAGGCACTTAAAGAGTTTAAAGCTGCTAATATAATTGACCGG
- a CDS encoding pyridoxamine 5'-phosphate oxidase family protein translates to MVITQEIKDVISKAPFIPITTASVHGEPHMIVVGKVAEIREADILGFGIYKMEVTQQNIKDNGMMQVVIATMEGGPKGYRLTGKACIEEKLVLFKAEKAEVLL, encoded by the coding sequence ATGGTTATAACTCAAGAAATTAAAGATGTAATATCAAAGGCTCCGTTTATTCCTATCACTACTGCTTCTGTCCATGGAGAACCGCACATGATCGTAGTAGGAAAAGTAGCAGAAATAAGAGAAGCTGATATACTAGGGTTTGGTATCTACAAGATGGAGGTCACTCAACAAAACATCAAAGACAACGGAATGATGCAGGTTGTAATAGCAACCATGGAAGGTGGCCCCAAAGGCTACAGGCTCACAGGCAAAGCATGCATAGAAGAGAAACTGGTTTTATTTAAGGCAGAAAAGGCAGAGGTGCTTCTGTAG
- a CDS encoding DUF1638 domain-containing protein, producing the protein MEVRIVACGIFQLELERVLEEIRTKCESDAEFKVIYTAPALHVDFDKLKDGITQALDNNTPEEKVVLFFGSMCHPEMNEFIEEYNVVKLEPKNCIELILGKERQNELEKSDKIFYITQGWLQNWREIFSQGQGWDEIDARQNFGFYDKILLLDTGVSEFNDEDILDFFEYTQVPIEIENIDLTVFKKSVVETLEKALGKKILTNIG; encoded by the coding sequence ATGGAGGTGCGTATAGTTGCCTGCGGCATATTCCAACTGGAACTTGAGCGAGTTCTAGAGGAAATAAGAACTAAATGTGAATCTGATGCTGAGTTTAAAGTTATCTACACAGCTCCGGCTCTGCATGTAGACTTTGATAAACTGAAAGATGGCATCACCCAGGCTTTAGATAATAATACGCCCGAAGAAAAAGTAGTCCTCTTTTTCGGCTCTATGTGCCATCCTGAGATGAACGAGTTCATAGAAGAATACAATGTTGTCAAGTTGGAACCTAAGAATTGTATTGAATTGATTTTAGGTAAGGAGAGGCAGAATGAGCTAGAAAAATCGGATAAGATATTTTACATTACTCAAGGTTGGTTGCAAAACTGGCGGGAAATTTTTAGTCAGGGACAAGGCTGGGACGAAATTGATGCTAGGCAGAATTTTGGTTTCTACGACAAAATCTTGCTCCTAGACACTGGTGTATCCGAGTTCAATGATGAGGATATCTTGGATTTTTTCGAATATACACAGGTACCAATCGAAATTGAAAATATTGATTTGACAGTTTTTAAAAAGAGTGTGGTTGAAACGCTAGAGAAAGCATTAGGCAAGAAAATTCTTACTAACATCGGTTAA
- a CDS encoding RNA polymerase sigma factor encodes MENEFIQMIERAKKGDKEVLIELIMRQKQDYYRLAYIYMKNPDEALDAMEDMILKVYENIKRLKDSTAFYSWSKTILVNCCKNNLRRKNRVILSGSIPEGTYADVFQMKDEQLDIEKHMGKINYKFREILKLRYYLDLEYEAIAAILKIPLGTVKSRIHTGLIKLKESMGVSEE; translated from the coding sequence TTGGAGAATGAGTTTATTCAGATGATAGAACGAGCAAAAAAGGGGGATAAAGAAGTACTGATTGAACTCATTATGCGGCAAAAACAGGATTATTATCGCCTTGCCTATATCTATATGAAGAACCCAGACGAGGCCTTAGATGCCATGGAAGATATGATTCTTAAAGTCTATGAAAATATAAAGAGGCTGAAGGATAGTACTGCTTTTTATAGTTGGAGCAAGACGATTTTAGTTAATTGCTGCAAAAATAACCTAAGAAGAAAGAACAGAGTAATTTTAAGCGGGAGTATTCCCGAAGGTACTTATGCAGACGTCTTTCAGATGAAAGATGAACAACTGGATATTGAGAAACACATGGGGAAAATCAATTACAAGTTCCGGGAAATTCTAAAGCTAAGATATTACCTTGATCTGGAGTATGAAGCTATAGCTGCAATCTTAAAAATCCCTTTAGGAACAGTCAAATCAAGAATTCACACCGGGCTTATAAAATTAAAAGAAAGCATGGGAGTGAGTGAAGAATGA